In Gracilimonas sp., a single window of DNA contains:
- the ytxJ gene encoding bacillithiol system redox-active protein YtxJ, with the protein MGIFKVLGNLFEGDNETESVLNWKAISAREEIENILAVSNEKPQVLYKHSTRCATSYFALKSLQNISDAKREKAEFYMIDVISQRELSFYIADKLGIRHESPQLIILNKGEVTWHGSHQLVQADSLHSNL; encoded by the coding sequence ATGGGCATTTTTAAGGTATTGGGAAATTTATTTGAAGGAGATAATGAAACAGAATCAGTGTTGAATTGGAAGGCCATTTCGGCAAGGGAGGAGATAGAAAATATTCTGGCTGTTTCCAATGAGAAACCGCAGGTTTTATATAAGCATAGTACTCGTTGTGCGACCAGTTATTTTGCTTTAAAAAGTTTGCAGAATATTTCTGATGCAAAAAGGGAGAAGGCCGAATTCTATATGATAGATGTTATTTCCCAACGCGAGCTTTCATTTTATATAGCTGATAAGCTGGGTATAAGGCATGAATCTCCCCAGTTGATAATTTTAAATAAAGGTGAGGTTACCTGGCATGGCTCTCATCAGCTTGTTCAGGCTGATTCATTGCACTCAAATTTGTGA